Proteins co-encoded in one Kutzneria chonburiensis genomic window:
- a CDS encoding aldehyde dehydrogenase family protein, which yields MTITRDLIIDGKDVPATDGRTTDDVDPFTGKVFARVAAAAPDDVTRAVDAADRAMTAWAATPPSTRRAIFLRAAELFESRVDEAVAIMAAEVGGAAPWARFNAVLAANILREAAAVITQPLGEVLATDTPGQLSYAVREPMGVVAAFAPWNAPLILGIRSVAVPMAVGNTAVLKPSEDAPIAGGLFLADIFRDAGLPAGVLNVITNDRADAAAIAQALIADDRVRVVNFTGSTEVGRIIGTTAAQHLKPAVLELGGKNSLLVLDDADVDYAVDAAAFGSVHNAGQVCMSTDRVLVHRSIAEEFVAKLANKIESLPHGDPGDPSTVIGPLINPRGATHVAELVADAVADGARVRTGGQKPDGTSYTATVLDKVTPQMRIYHEEIFGPAVTVITVDSDDEAVAIANDTPYGLSAGIITEDTRRGLALARRLRTGIVHVGNQTIDDEAQAPFGGVKSSGYGRFGGRWGVEAFTDVRWVTVAGEHNHFPF from the coding sequence ATGACCATCACCCGCGATCTGATCATCGACGGCAAGGACGTGCCGGCCACCGACGGCCGCACCACCGACGACGTCGATCCCTTCACCGGCAAGGTTTTCGCCCGAGTCGCCGCGGCCGCCCCCGACGACGTGACCCGTGCGGTGGACGCCGCCGACCGTGCCATGACCGCCTGGGCGGCCACGCCGCCGAGCACTCGACGGGCGATCTTCCTCAGGGCGGCCGAGCTGTTCGAGTCCCGTGTGGACGAAGCCGTGGCGATCATGGCGGCCGAGGTCGGCGGGGCCGCGCCGTGGGCACGGTTCAATGCCGTGCTGGCGGCCAACATTCTCCGCGAGGCGGCGGCGGTGATCACCCAGCCGCTCGGCGAGGTGCTGGCCACCGACACTCCCGGGCAACTGTCCTACGCCGTGCGGGAGCCGATGGGCGTGGTCGCGGCGTTCGCGCCGTGGAACGCGCCGCTCATCCTCGGCATCCGCTCAGTGGCAGTGCCGATGGCCGTCGGCAACACCGCCGTGCTCAAGCCCAGTGAGGACGCTCCGATCGCCGGCGGCCTGTTCCTGGCCGACATCTTCCGCGACGCCGGACTGCCGGCCGGGGTGCTCAACGTCATCACCAACGACCGGGCCGACGCCGCCGCGATCGCGCAGGCGCTGATCGCCGACGACCGCGTGCGGGTGGTCAACTTCACCGGGTCCACCGAGGTCGGCCGGATCATCGGCACCACCGCGGCCCAGCACCTCAAGCCGGCGGTTCTGGAGCTGGGCGGCAAGAACTCGCTGCTGGTGCTGGACGACGCCGATGTGGACTACGCCGTCGACGCGGCGGCCTTCGGCTCGGTCCACAACGCCGGCCAGGTCTGCATGTCCACCGATCGCGTGCTGGTGCACCGTTCGATCGCCGAGGAGTTCGTGGCCAAGCTCGCGAACAAGATCGAGTCGCTGCCGCACGGCGACCCGGGCGACCCATCCACGGTCATCGGCCCGCTGATCAACCCACGAGGCGCGACCCACGTCGCCGAGCTCGTCGCCGACGCCGTCGCGGACGGCGCGCGCGTCCGCACCGGGGGCCAGAAGCCGGATGGCACGAGCTACACCGCCACCGTGCTCGACAAAGTCACCCCGCAGATGCGCATCTACCACGAGGAGATCTTCGGCCCCGCGGTCACGGTGATCACGGTGGACAGCGACGACGAGGCCGTGGCCATCGCCAACGACACCCCGTACGGGCTGTCGGCCGGCATCATCACCGAGGACACGCGCCGCGGCCTCGCCCTGGCCCGCCGCCTGCGCACCGGCATCGTGCACGTCGGCAACCAGACCATCGACGACGAGGCCCAGGCCCCCTTCGGCGGCGTGAAGTCCTCCGGCTACGGGCGTTTCGGCGGCCGCTGGGGCGTCGAGGCGTTCACCGACGTCCGCTGGGTGACGGTCGCCGGCGAGCACAACCACTTCCCGTTCTGA
- a CDS encoding aquaporin, producing the protein MSRPVMTRAEIAANAGREFVLTTALIFTVVTIVRWLAGPGSPLSIGTPGVLFAVAGALVAILIAGLMASPPGRRSGGHMHAGVSLFVWLSGGLPGAAVLPYIVAQLAGSIAGASLARLVWGSAVARIGYAAVQPAPTLGAIGLVLAEAIPLVLIFTVVTPFLSTPQRRKWIPVVIGVGVGLTIAVLAGTSGASLSPARQLGPALLSGQTSYLWIYLLVPVVVPALVAVTAKAVRPKRSIR; encoded by the coding sequence GGCCGCGAGTTCGTGTTGACGACGGCGCTGATCTTCACCGTGGTGACGATCGTCCGCTGGCTGGCCGGACCGGGATCGCCGCTGTCCATCGGCACGCCGGGGGTGCTGTTCGCGGTGGCGGGAGCGCTGGTGGCGATCCTGATCGCCGGGCTGATGGCCAGCCCGCCCGGCCGCCGCTCGGGCGGCCACATGCATGCCGGGGTCAGCCTTTTCGTCTGGCTCAGCGGCGGCTTACCCGGCGCGGCCGTGCTGCCCTACATCGTCGCGCAGCTCGCCGGGTCGATCGCCGGCGCGAGCCTGGCCCGTCTGGTGTGGGGGAGCGCGGTCGCGCGGATCGGCTACGCGGCGGTGCAGCCGGCGCCGACCCTCGGCGCGATCGGATTGGTTCTGGCGGAAGCGATCCCGCTGGTGCTGATCTTCACGGTGGTCACGCCGTTCCTGTCGACGCCGCAACGCCGGAAGTGGATTCCGGTCGTCATCGGCGTCGGCGTCGGCCTGACGATCGCGGTGCTGGCCGGCACCAGCGGCGCATCGCTGAGCCCGGCCCGGCAGCTCGGCCCGGCACTGCTGTCCGGCCAGACCTCCTATCTGTGGATCTACCTGCTCGTGCCCGTGGTGGTACCGGCACTGGTCGCGGTGACCGCCAAGGCCGTCCGACCGAAGAGGAGCATCCGATGA